Proteins from a single region of Coregonus clupeaformis isolate EN_2021a chromosome 19, ASM2061545v1, whole genome shotgun sequence:
- the prr5l gene encoding proline-rich protein 5-like has protein sequence MMGSFRRPRPRFMSSPVLTDLARFHASSAGLQLSNTSVWNSVQTAVIKVFQGGGLQANELYTLNESIRWLLKTELGSFITEYFQNQLLTKGLSHILEKIRLNEGDSQLLILSEMWVRFFTGILPTLQAIFYPVQGQELTVRQMTLLGFRDLVLLKLSLEDLLPIATVPQAITQMLLILQGIHEPNGPSQEYYQLEGLVEIVISPYLGNVLHVSNTNCFVESRAPLSRLGGVAQPEITVTHHHASDSSSLAPLVEQEGEAYLEKGGGVRRHTVANAHSDIRLLSASGRMHPGMEEDSGGGGGNGMAGNGMQPRPFSSHPDILESPLGVVGPFRWQSSAEISCLPPS, from the exons ATGATGGGATCTTTTCGCCGGCCCCGCCCTCGCTTCATGAGCTCGCCCGTGCTGACGGACCTCGCACGCTTCCACGCCAGCTCGGCCGGCCTGCAGCTGTCCAACACCAGCGTCTGGAATAG CGTCCAAACAGCCGTGATCAAAGTGTTCCAGGGTGGAGGGTTGCAGGCCAATGAGCTTTACACCCTCAATGAGAGCATCAG ATGGCTCCTGAAGACAGAGTTGGGCTCGTTCATCACAGAGTACTTCCAG AATCAACTCTTGACCAAAGGCCTGTCACATATTCTGGAGAAGATTAGACTAAATGAGG GTGACAGTCAACTCCTCATCCTGTCCGAGATGTGGGTCAGGTTCTTCACTGGAATCTTGCCCACGCTCCAGGCTATATTCTATCCTGTTCAG GGTCAGGAGCTTACTGTCAGACAGATGACTCTACTGGGCTTCAGAGACCTGGTCCTGTTGAAGCTCTCCCTAGAAGACCTACTACCCATTGCCACAGTCCCCCAAGCCATCACACAAATGCTGCTGATTCTGCAG GGCATCCATGAGCCTAATGGGCCCAGTCAAGAGTACTATCAGCTAGAGGGATTGGTTGAGATAGTCATCTCGCCTTACCTGGGGAACGTCCTCCACGTTAGCAACACCAACTGCTTCGTAG AATCCCGTGCACCACTTTCCAGGTTAGGAGGCGTGGCACAACCAGAGATCACTGTTACTCATCATCATGCCTCAGACTCCTCCTCTCTAGCGCCCCTAGTGGAGCAGGAGGGGGAAGCCTACCTGGAGAAGGGGGGAGGAGTCCGACGCCACACAGTGGCCAACGCACACTCCGACATACGGCTGCTCTCGGCTTCTGGCAGGATGCACCCTGGGATGgaggaggacagtggtggcggtGGTGGGAACGGGATGGCAGGCAACGGCATGCAGCCCAGGCCTTTCTCCAGCCATCCAGACATCCTGGAATCCCCACTGGGAGTGGTGGGGCCCTTTAGATGGCAGAGCTCGGCTGAAATCAGCTGCCTTCCTCCCAGCTAA